CATCACTGTTTTGGATAAACCGACTGGATTGAGTGACTCCGTCGATGAAATGGAAAATTCCATTATTGTGTATTGTTATTTTGCGCCATGGGATTGGATTATCGGTATTTATAAACACCATGAACATCTCATGACGACACAAGAACGACTGGATGCGATGTTTAAACGTACATCCGTCTGGGTGAGTCTGGCAGGGGGGCTGTGGTTTGTCTTTGCCTTATGGTTGGCCTATCGCCTGGCAACGCAGATTTCTCAACCCCTGGAAGTGGCCATTTCCGGATTCAGTCGCGTTGGTGAAGGGGATCTGGAGTACCATATCAGCTCTGACATTCCTCAGGACACAACCAGCGAAATCAAAGAGCTTTATCAATCTTTTGATCTGATGATCAGAAATCTCACTCAGGTCACCGCTTCACGCGACGAGCTTGATCATGAAGTCAATGCCCGGCGTCAGATTGAAGAGAAGCTTCAGCAGACGATTTCTGCTCTCGAAACCATTGTTCAGGAAGCTCCCATGGCCATCATTGTTGTTGATGAAGATAGCCATGTCATTTTATGGAATCCAACCGCTGAAAAGATGCTGGGCTGGAAAGAGAAAGAGGTCATCGGTCAATTATATCCTTTAGTCCGGGGAGACAAGATGACCGAGCAATGTCTGGAATTCAAACAGCTGGTCGAAGGCGGTGTCATCCTCCATGCCCAGGAACTCCAGCGTTATCATAAAGATGGCCATCTCGTGGATTTGCTTGTGTCTGCGGCAGCCATGGAACATTTTTTCGGACGCCAATCAACGATTGTCATTTTGCTTGAGGATATTTCAACGCTTAAAAAAGCGCAACGTCAGCTTCAGGAGCGCGAAGAACAATACAAACTGTTGTCCGCCGAGTATCAATCAATCCTTGAAAGTATCGAAGACGTGATTTCCCTGGTCAGTCCCGACATGAAAATTTTGTGGTGCAATCATGCCAGGAAACGCTGGAACAATACGATGGATTCGGTTTTACCCATGACGAGTTGTTTTGACCTGCTTGGCAGGCAGCCGGAGGACTGTCGGGATTGCGCCATTCGTAAAAGTTTTAAAACCGGGGAGAGTCACGAATGGCGCTAGTTTAAGAGATTTCTCAACAAAGTTAAGGGCTCTGTACATCAAGCAGTCCCAGAGTTTTTCCGGGACAAGCTGTTATAATTTCAGGCAGTTGGGGTGTTCGCATTTAGACCTATGGACAGTTCTGTTTTTACTCAAATGTTGCTTAAACTAGCGCCATTCGGGAGAGTCACAGCAATGTCATCACAATGCGCAACGGTACCCGTTGGGGAATTAAAACGTTTCCGCAAAAAGATGAAAACGGCAATATTACCAACGTGATTGAGGTGGCCAGTGATATTACCGAGTCGAGCATTATGCGTGAAGAAGCGATGCGCTCGGCACGGCTGGCTTCGTTGGGTGAACTCTCAGCCGGCATTGCCCACGAAATCAACAACCCCAACGGCGTGATTATGCAGAATGCGCCCATCATCCGTGAAATGTTGGAGTCGCTGTTGCCGATTCTTGATGATTATGTTCGCGATCATGGTGATTTTACCGTTGGCCGCATGCCTTACAGCCGCATACGTGACAAGTTTCTTCAATTGCCCCGTCGGGTGCAAGACAGCAGCCAGCGGATTAAGGCCATCGTTGATGATTTGAAAGACTTTGTCCGCGATGAAGGCCATCAGGAGGCGCAAAACCGGGCTGATTTGAATTACGCACTCGAGGCTGCCGTGCGCCTGACCAACAATACGGTGAAGAAAGCCACCAATCACTTTACGGTGAACTATGCTGAAAATTTGCCCCCCTTTGCCGGTTCCGTGCAACGCATTGAGCAGGTGATTGTCAATTTGATTATGAACGCCTGTCAGGCCTTACCGGACATGGAGGCCTCCATTGTTGTGCAGACGGGTTATGATGCCAAAAATAACCAGGTTGAATTGGAGATCATTGATCAGGGCTGTGGCATCAGCGCAGAGAATATCGCTAAAGTCACCAATCCGTTTTTTACGACGAAAAGGGAGACCGGCGGAACAGGCTTAGGTCTGTCGATCTCATCACGCATTATTGAAGAACATGGTGGTCATCTGACGATTGACAGTGTTGTCGATTCCGGTACTGCAATCACGATATCGTTGCCGTGTTACAAGGAGGACGCATGACAGGTTCGGGGCTTTATCCAAAATTTCCGGTATTGCTGGTCGATGACGAGATTGAGTGGTTGGAAAGCTTCAGCTTTACCCTGGAATATCAGGCGGGAATCACTCATATCGTGACCTGCAATCAGAGCCATGAGGTGATGTCACTGTTGAAGAAGAGATCCTTCAGTCTGGTGATTCTCGACATGACCATGCCGCCGCCGACGGGGGAACAGTTGCTGCCGTTGATTACCCAGGAGTATCCGGATATCCCGGTGGTTGTGCTCAGTGGACTCAATCAACTCGACACGGCTGTCAACTGCATGAAGCTCGGGGCCACCGATTATTATACGAAAACGGCGGAAATCAGTCATCTGATGGCGGGGTTGAAACGCATCCTTACTGAACAGGATTTGCGGCGCGAGGTGCAAACGCTGAAAAACGGCTTGCTCAGTGATGGGGTGAATCATCCTGACGTGTTTGAAGAGATTGTGACGCGCAGCCCGATGATGATTGCGGTGTTTAAATACCTTGAGGCCGTCGCGGGCAGCTGTGAGCCCGTTCTGATCATTGGTGAGTCCGGAGCGGGTAAGGAGTTAATTGCCAAAGCTGTCCACCGGTTGAGTTGTCCCGATGCCCCCTGGGTGGCCGTTAATGTTGCCGGATTGGATGACACCGCTTTCAGCGATACTTTGTTCGGCCATGTCCGTGGTGCCTTTACCGGTGCGGACAGGCCGCGCGAAGGGATGATCGCCAAGGCTGCCGGAGGCGTGTTGTTCCTTGATGAGATCGGCGATCTGTCGTTGCAATCTCAGGTGAAATTGTTGCGCCTGTTGCAGGAAAAGGAATATTTCGCTCTGGGCAGTGATGCGCCGCGCCAGGTGGAAGCGCGAATCATCTGTGCAACCAATTGCGATCTTGGTGAAAAACAGCAGTCCGGTGCGTTTCGTAAAGATCTGTATTATCGTTTGTGTTCGCATCAGGTGGTCTTACCGCCGTTGCGGGAACGCCGTGAAGATCTCCCCTTGTTGCTCAATCATTTTCTTGAACAGGCGGCCGAACAATTAAATAAAGCTGTACCGACCTATCCACCCCAATTGCCGGTTCTGTTGTCAACGTATCGTTTTCCTGGGAATATCCGTGAGTTGCGCGGCATGGTCTACGATGCTTTGAGCCAGCACCAGCAGGGTATTCTTTCAATGGACGTTTTTCGTCAGGCCATTACGGTTGACGAACAGGGGGAACCCGCAAACACCTGTTGTCCTACTGCCGGCCAGGTGATCTTTCCCGAACAGCTTCCGACGTTGGATGAACTTGCCGGACAATTGGTTGTCGAAGCCATGAAACGTTCTCAGGGCAATCAGTCCATTGCCTCAAAGCTTCTGGGGATTTCCCAACCCGCATTAAGTCGTCGCTTGAAAAAATCCTCTGAGTCTTCCGCCTGAAAACCCTTATAACAAACGTTATAGACATTACACTGGTTATAGTAAGAAAAGACCCTGAAAAGACAGGGTCTTTTTTATTTTTCGGGGCATGAACCATAATGAAATGCATAGCCTTTTCAAGGCTCTTTTACAATCTGTTTGAAAAAATATCTTCTTTGGTTTCGGGTTGTTATCTAACTATTTGCCGATGTGGCATGAGCGTTGCTCTCTCTAACCGTAAATGACGTGTTACGCAAGGAGGCACTTATGAACAACGTAATTTTGACCGAAGGCACGAGAGAACGACTGAAGATCCTGTCCTTTTTATTCCAGGTCTCCGGTTACACCAGTGAGGTCATTGAGGATCTCGGTCTTGCTCTCGAGTCTTATCAACGACTTAACGAGGGTGAGCAGCGGACATCGTTGTTGGTTGTTGCCGATTATCATCATCTTGGCCGGCAACGCGGCCAACGTTTTGAAAAGCTGGCTATAGTGGACCCGATTGCTCCGTTATCGGTTGTGCTGGCCGCCCATCACTGGACAAAATCAGAACGTCATGCTTTAGCCGAACAGGTGCCGCAGAGTGATTCCTTCCTGATGTGTCAATCACATCAGATTCTCGACTTCGTTAATCACCACTATGTTGCGGCACAAGGTTGACAACGTATTTAGCCGGTAGGCTCGCGATCAGATACCGCCCTAACCACAAGTATCGGGGGAAGCTATGAAGAACTTGAACGTTTCAATGAAAATTTTTGTGCTGAGCATGGCTCTGGTCGTCGGCTTTACGCTGACGGTCGGCTGGGTCTACAGCCGCCTTAAAGACAATCTTTACCATGGCAAAAACGTTGAAATTCAGCACACGGTTGAGAGTGCCTGGAGTGTTGTCGATCATTATGCCCAAGAGTACAAAGCCGGTACCATGAGTCTCGAAGACGCGCAGAGCGCCGCCAGGCAGGCGATCAGTCACATGCGGTTCGACCAAGGCAACAACTACTTCTGGATTCAGGACGCCACCCCGACCATGGTGATGCACCCGATCAAACCGGAACTCGACGGCAAGAGCCTCAGCGGCATCACTGATCCCAATGGTAAAGCGCTGTTCGTTGAAATGGCCCGAGTCGCCGGCAAGGATGGTGAAGGTTATGTTGAGTACCAATGGAGCAAACCTGGAGCGACCAAGCCCGTCGGTAAAGCGTCGTTTGTCAAACTGCAGCCTGATTGGGGTTGGATCGTCGGCGCCGGACTCTACCTTGACGACATTCAGGCCGAACTCAATGCCATCTTCTATGCCGTACTAGCCGTGGTCGGCGTCGTGGTTATCTTGGCGATGGTTCTGGTGTATTTCGTCTCTCGCGGGATTTCCCGGCCACTGAAACATGCCGTCGAGATGTTATCCAGCCTCGAAGGTGGTCAGTTATCCTCCCGGATGAACTTGAATCAAAAAGACGAAGTGGGGCAGATGGCCATCACCATGGACAAATTTGCCGACAGCCTGCAAAACGACATTGTCGCCTCATTGCGCAAACTCGCCGACGGCAACCTCAACTTTGACGTGGTTCCCCACAGCGACAAAGACGAGATTCGCAGTGCCCTCAAAGAGCTGGGCAACGACATGAACGAAATCATGTCCCAGGTGCAGGTCGCCGGCGAGCAGATTGCCGCCGGGTCCACCGAAGTCTCCGATTCCAGTCAGGCCTTATCACAAGGTGCCACGGAATCCGCCAGTTCCCTCGAAGAGATCTCCGCCTCCATGCAGGAGCTCAGCAGCCAGATTAAGCTCAGCGCCGATAACGCCGGCCAGGCCAGCCAGCTCGCCGGACAGGCGCGCACCGCGGCGGACAACGGCAAAGACAGCATGCAGGACATGATCGGCGCCATGGACGACATCAGCGCTTCCGGACAGGACATCGCCAAGATCATCAAAGTGATCGACGAGATTGCCTTTCAAACCAATCTTCTCGCCCTCAACGCCGCCGTCGAAGCCGCCCGAGCCGGGCAGCACGGCAAAGGATTCGCCGTTGTCGCCGAAGAAGTACGCAACCTGGCCGCCCGCAGTGCCAAAGCCGCCAGCGAAACCGCTGAACTGATCGAAGGCTCCGTCAAGAAAGCTGAAAACGGCGTCACCATAGCCGATCGCACCGCCAGTGGCTTCAACGACATCGTTGACAGCATTGTCAAAGTCACCGACCTGGTCGCTGAGATCGCCTCGGCCAGCAACGAGCAGGCCCAAGGTATCCAGCAGGTCAGTATCGGTTTAAGCCAGATCGATCAGGTCACCCAGCAGAACACCGCCAGTGCCGAAGAGGGCGCTGCCGCGGCCGAAGAGTTGTCCAGCCAGGCCGATCAACTGCGCCAGATGCTGGGACGCTTCGTCCTCAAAAAAGGCCATGGTCGTGCGGTTGTGTATCAACCTGAGCCTGCACCTGCTCCGGTAGGGTGGCAAGAGCCCGACGTTCCGGTAGAGCGGGTGGCTTATGAGCGTAAACCCCATGCGGTTGCGGCGGAACGCGCATTGCCTGGTTCCGCGCAAAACAGTGGCTGGGGAGAGACAACAGGACATTAGTACCCACTTGGGTAGATCAGGAGGACTACAATGAGTCAGGAAATGGTCAGCACACACAATAACCATATGGTAGAAACTGTCGATGTATCACATAAAGATCTCTATTTGACCTTTCAGATCGGCAGTGAGGACTTTGGTATCGATATTGCCCATGTGATTGAAATTATCGGTATTCAAAGGATTACGGTGGTGCCGGATATGCCCCATTATATTAAGGGGGTGATCAATCTACGCGGTAAGGTGATTTCCGTGATGGACGTGCGACTACGCTTTGGCATGGAACAACGTGAATATGACGAGCGGACCTGCGTGGTGGTCGTCAATGTCGGTGAAGATACCGTCGGCCTGATTGTTGATCGGGTCAATGAGGTTGTTGAAATTGGCCGCAAACAGATTCAGCCTGTTCCGCATTTGCAGAAAAATGAGGATTATATTATGGGACTGGGCAAGTTAGGGGATGACGTGAAGATCCTCATTGATGTCGACCGACTCGTCAGAGAAGATGATCTGGTGGAAGCGGCATAGTGCTCAACGGGCATTAAAAGATCTCATCCAGGGCTTTGATCAGAGGAAACAGGGGCTATTCTCACAGGGAATGGCCCTTTTTTTTGGGGGGAGGGTGGCGCAAAGGGTATGACTATTGTTATAGCCGATACTTGCGCATAGTTTAATAACTCGTCGATTTTTCAAGTTGTTTTGTCATTTTTAAATGCAGTGCTTATGCTCTTTTGCATAACGCTTTTTTTCTTAATGATAATATTGCTGAGCTAATTATTCCCTTAATACAGCGGGTTATGTATAAATTGAAAGGCTGGTACAACTATTGCTTTTTTAATCGTCTAGAAGGGCGCCGTGACGTTACTGCGTCATGTGAAGATTTGATCTAAGGGGAAAACAATGAATCGCATTCTGGTTATGCTGCTACTCCCAGTGCTGTTGCTGATGTTTGGTTGTGATACCCCACAGTATCCTGCCGTTGAGGATACCGTAAAAAAGGAACTATTGATCTACTGCGGGATGACGATGGTCAAACCCGTGTTGGAATTGGCCGCCCACTTCGAAGAACAGGAAAATTGTATCGTCAAATTGACCTACGGTGGCTCCAATCATCTCAAACGTTCTATTGAAATCAATCAAATCGGGGATCTTTATTTCCCTGGCGAAAAATCATTTATCGAAGAATTGTCGGATAAAGGGATCGTCACTGAAACGAGCGAACTCGGCTATAACAAAGCGGCCCTGTTCGTACAGCACGACAATCCGCAAAAACTCTCCGGAGATTTACACAATTTGATGGATGCGCATCTCCATGTTGTTATCGGCAGTGATAACTCCGGGTCTATTGGCCGAGAAACGCGACGGATTCTCGAACAGGCTGGGATTTATCAGAACGTTGTCGATAACGCCCTTTACCTGACAACGGATTCAAAAGGCCTGGTCAAGGCCGTTCGCAGCAAAGAAGCGGATCTCGTCATCAACTGGCAGGCCGTTCTTTATCTTGATGACAATAACGACTATATGACCGTGTTGCCCATTGCCGACGAATACATCAAAAAACAGCCTCTGGTTCTTGGGTTGTTATGTTACAGCCGACAAAAGGACCTGGCGCGTAAATTTATGGCATTGGCATCATCGACCGTTGGGCAGGACACCTTTAAACGCTATGGTTTTAAGGATTAGACCATGATGGTGCGCTCTCTGAAAAAGAATATTATTGCGCAGATTGTTCTTTTATTAAGTGCGGTCTTGCTGGTCTTTGCCGGATTGAAAATAGAAAATCTTCTGATGGTGCGAAGAATCGACTATTTACATCAGTTGGTGACCAATGAAATCTCGAAGGTCGAGCTCTCGCATGATGTGCAGAAGAAACTATTGTCTATTCATAACGAGCTCAACAGTCTGGCCAAAGCCAATACCACCGCTGAGATAGAACATGCCTGTGAGGCTCTGGACAATTTGCGCGATCAGACCAATGATGCCTTGAAAATCATTGAACAGGGAGGAACCTGGTTATATTCATTTCAGGTTAATTTTGGCGGAGAGGAAATCATCTCTCGTCCTTTGGACTATGTCAATCACCTGAAGGGTCGGGTCAATTTACAGGTGATTGAACTCAGAGCCAAGCTGGTTGAACTGGATGATCTCGCCGCCGAGTTAAAGGAGCTTGTCGAGGAGAAAGTCGCTTTTTTTGCCACGCATGACGATGCGGCTGTTGATGCATCGTTCCGGAAGATCCATCTGTACAGCAAAGGAATTGAACCATTTTTTGTCAGGATTCTGGAAAATTCCAACCGGATTTATTATGAAAGCTGGCAAGAGATGGAGCGGCTCAAGCAGATCTATGTGCAGACTTCTCGTAACTATGCCATAAGAAAGGATGTTATCCGGGGAGCCGCGGTTATCTTCATTCTCTTATTGGGCGGTATCATCATTCGCTCAAGTCGCCAGTTGCTTGCTGAACGTGATGCGTATCAACATCAGCTGCTAGAGAGCAAGGAAAATCTTGAGTTAACCGTTCAGCAACGTACTGCGGAGCTGGAAAAAGAGGTGGTTGAACGCCAACAGGCCCAGGCGCAAGTGTCACAACAGGCTGATTTTCTTTTTAATTCGATCGAAGCCTTGAGTCATCCTTTTTATGTGATCGATGTCGAAACCTATCAGGTGGTTTTGGCCAACAGCGCCGCCGGTGAGTTCGGTGATCGAGAGTTGATGCACGGTTGTAATTTGCCCACCTGTCATTTCATGTCTCATGGTCAAGAAACACCGTGTTCCGGAGAGGAGCATCCCTGTCCGTTGCAAATGGTTAAAGAAACGCGCCGGCCGGTGATTGTCGAACATGTCCACGCAAATGAGAGTGGAGAGATAACCATTGTTGAGGTGCACGGTTATCCGGTCTTTGATGCGGATGGCACCTTGGTGCAGATGATCGAATATTGTCTGGATGTAACGGACAAAAAGAATGCTGAAATCGCGCTGCAACAGGCCAATGACAGGCTTGAAGATAAAGTTCTCGAACGCACCCGTGAACTGGAAGAACAGATTAAATGGCGTCAGCGTACTCAGAAACTGCTTGCCGACAGTGAAAAACATTACCGGCGCCTGATCGATACGATTTCCGACATTATTACCATCATTGACGAACATGGGGTGATCTCTTATGTGAGTCCTTCCGGGGAAAGGATCAGTGGCGTCTCCTGCCATGTCCTGACCGGGCAGAACATCCGTCATCTGGTCCATCCGGATGACCTACCTCTTTTCGATATCAAAAACCTCTATCAACAACATCATGACAAACGCACCTTTGAATACCGGATGCGAGGCAAGGGGGGCCAATACTGCTATCTGGAATCAATTATCCAGACGTTTGAAGATGACGGTCATTCTCGCACCTACATGTTGTGTTCTCGCGATGTTACTGAGCGCAAAAGGGCCGAAGAGGAGACACGCAATCTGCGCATGATTGTCGATCAATTGCCGAGCAGTGTCGTTATGACCGACACCGAAGGCGCCATCGAATATGTCAATTCAGCCTTCGAAGAGCTGACGGGTTACCAATTTGCCGAAGTTGCCGGAGAAAATCCACGAGTTCTCAAATCGGAAAAAACTCCGGAGCCTGTTTTCAAGCAGATGTGGGAAACCATTACGACCGGAGATGTCTGGCGCGGCGAGGTTGTTAACCGTAAAAAAAATGGTGAATTATACACGGAAAATATTCTGGTGATTCCGATTAAAAATTCACTCGGTGAAAATCGCCACTATGTTGCCGTTAAAGAAAATATTACCGAGTTGAAACGCGCCCAACAAGCCGCGGAAAAGGCCAATAAGGCCAAGTCGCACTTTTTGTCCCGCATGAGTCATGAACTACGAACACCGTTAAATGCGATCAACGGTTTTTCCCGCTTGATGCTCAAAAGTAAAAAAAATCCGCTCAATGAAAAACAGGAGGAGATGACCGGCCAGATCTACGCGGCGGGCAATCATCTGTTGAGCTTGATCAATGAAATTCTCGATCTGGCACGCATTGAATCGGGTGAGCTGTCTCTTTCCATTGAAGCGATTGATCCCGGCCAGATGATCAAAGAGTGTCTGGCACTGGTGCAGCCGCTGATGAACGAAAAACAGATCAGCATCTCCACCCGACTCCCGGAAACACTGCCGCTGTTGAGTGCTGATCTGACCCGAGCCAAACAGGTGCTGCTTAATTTGCTTTCCAATGCCGCAAAGTACAATCGCAATCACGGCAGCATTCTCCTGACACTGAGCCAAATACGGCCGGGGCTGCTGCGTTTTGATGTTGAGGACAGCGGCATCGGTATTGCTTCCGACAAGCACAAGGATATTTTTACCCCGTTTACCCGTGTCGTGGACAATCCTGATGCCATTGAAGGAACCGGCATCGGCATGACCATCTCCAAACAGTTGGTCGAAACCATGGGGGGGGAGATCGGCTTTACCAGTGCGTTGGGCGTCGGCAGTACCTTCTGGTTTACGTTGCCGACGGTGACGACACCCTCCGGCATCGAACCGCAACGCACGCCTGTGGTCAATAACGCCATGGCAGTTGTTGAACTGGGCGTCAGCCGAGAATCCTATCGCGTTCTCTATATTGAGGACAATGCGGCCAATGTGCGTTTTATGCAGAGTTGTTTCGATGAGTGGGCACAGTTTTCTTTGGAGGTTGCATTCACCGGAAACGCGGGTGTTGATGCCGCTGTCAAGGGGCGCCCGGATTTGATCTTATTGGACTTGAACCTTCCTGATATGGATGGATTTCATGTTTACCGAAAACTCAAAGCCCTGGCGGAAACTGAATTTATTCCGGTGGTTGCCGTAACGGCTGATGCCATGGAGAACACGGTGCGCAAAGTCTATAAATTGGGCTTTTCCGGTTATCTTGCAAAACCGGTCGACCTTGATCAACTTTTGCAGGTGATGAACACCCTGCTCAAAGGAGGGCATGATGAAAATGAACAATGAAGAAACAGCCGTTGTGCCCGATCATGCCGTTATGAATGATTTCAGCGAGGCAAACATTCTCATTGTTGACGACAACCCGGCCAACGTGGCCCTGCTCGAAGCTATTCTGGAAGATGAGAACTTTGACCATCTGGTCGGTGTGACGGATCCGTATCAGGTTGTTCCTTTGTGTCGGCAGCAACGTTTTGACCTGATCCTCCTGGATATCCGCATGCCCGGCATATCGGGGATAGACGTCATGCATCAGTTGAAAGAGGTCACGGCCAACGATTTTTTGCCGATTATTGTGCTTACCGCACAGACGGATCCGGAAACCCGTCAGCAAGCCCTCGAAGCCGGTGCCAAGGATTTTTTGACCAAACCGTTTGAAGACTGGGAGGTGCTGTTACGCATCCGCAATACCTTGCAAACGCGATGGTATTATACCCGCGAGGTCAATCGTGGTGATTTGCTCGAAGACGAAGTGCGCAGGCGGACCGAGGAAATTCGTGCCACTCAATTCGAGATCGTCCAGCGTTTGGGTGTCGCCGGTGAATTGAAGGACAATGAAACCGGTGCCCATGTGCAGCGCATGAGCGAAGTCTGTTCTTTTCTGGCGAAAAAATACGGTAAAGATCAACACTACTGTGAGTTGTTACGCTATGCCAGCACCATGCACGATGTGGGCAAAATCGGCATTCCCGATCATGTGCTGCTCAAACCGGGAAAGTTAACCGAAGACGAATGGGGTATTATGAAGCAGCATCCTGAGATCGGGGCGCGCATTATCGGCAACAATCCTTCAGCACTGATTCAGCTGGCGCGGGAAACCGCCCTGTATCATCATGAAAAATGGGATGGCAGCGGTTATCCTTTTGGAATGCGTGGTGAGGCCATTCCGCTAAGCGCGCGCCTTGCCGCGATCAGTGATGTTTTTGACGCGTTGACCTCCGAGCGCCCTTATAAGCAGGCGTGGAGCACGGAACAGGCTGTTGCTGAATTAAGGCGGGAGTCCGGTCGTCATTTTGATCCTGATATTGTCGATCTGTTCATTGAACACCTGCCGGAGATTCTCTCGATTCGGGCAGGCTGTCCGACTTTGTAAGACATTTCGAGTTGAAAAAAGACGCCGGTCGGGGCTGTCCCAGGAAAAGGGGCGGCCCTTTTTTATCGTCAAATCCATTCAGAACGGCCGTGGAAAAAGGCTATGACAATTGTTATAGCTTTCAGTCGTGCATATTTTTATAACCTTTTGAAATTACTTGAAATATCTTGTTTATAGCCTGTCGCTATTCTTTTGTGCATAACCCTTTTTTTGTTTTAAGTGGGCAGGGTTCAGCTGTTTTTCTTCGTAGATACAGGTGGTTATCAATTTCTATCCTGTCTGGCATGGCGATTGCTTTTTTAATACGACAACAAATCAAACGAATAAAATGCTCATGTTTCGATACAGAGGACACCGTTATGAACAAAGTGATGATAACAGCAGCCCGACCGGAAAGATTGAAAATTGTATCTTTTCTACTCAGGCTCGCTGGCTGGGAAGTACAGTCATCAGTCTCTTTGCCGGAAGCCGTCAATTATCTGAAAATTGCCGATGACAACGACAGCTCTTTTGATTTGCTGGTGGTTGTCGATTATCGCTCCCTGGCCGCAACGACAGAAGAGCGGCTTTTTGAATCACAATGCCTGGAAACGTGCAGTCGCCTGCAGCGACCTGTTTCCATTTTGATTTGCACCAACGAATTGGACCGTAGTGAAAAAGGCTGTCTGAATGAACTGACCCAGATGAGCGTTGATTTCTGTCAAAGCGAAAAGCTGGTTGGTCGCATTGAAGAAATTCATGAAGGACTCAGCCGAAGGTTGGTGCAGGCAACACCGTAGCCGACTATTCACGGAGTCCTTGAAGCCCATAGACGGGCGGGCAGAGTCAGCCACTGATCCATCAAACGCTGATTTTGTAAACAAGACGTAAATTGTCTTTCGGTTTGTGTGGGTGAAAAGCCTTGGATGGGGTTTTAAATCACCTGCTAACCACAAGTATCGGGGGAAGCTATGAAGAACTTGAACGTCTCAATGAAAATTTTTGTGCTGAGCATGGCTCTGGTCGTCGGCTTTACGCTGACGATCGGTTGGGTGTACAGCAGTCTCAAAGATCATCTGTATCATGCGAAGAATATCGAAATTAAGCACTCGGTTGAAAGCGCCTGGAGTATTGTCGATTTTTATGCGCATTCCTACAAAAACGGTGAGATGACTCTGGAGCAAGCTCAGGATGCAGCGAAAGATGCTATCGGTCACAGCCGTTTTGACAATGGCAACAACTACTTTTGGATTCAGGATGACACACCGACCATGGTCATGCATCCGATTAAACCGGACTTGAATGGTAAAAGTCTCAGTGGCATTACCGATCCGAATGGTAAAGCGCTGTTTGTTGAAATGGCCCGAGTCGCCGGCAAGGATGGTGAAGGTTATGTTGAGTACCAATGGAGCAAACCTGGAGCGACCAAGCCCGTCGGTAAAGCGTCGTTTGTCAAACTGCAGCCTGATTGGGGTTGGATCGTCGGCGCCGGACTCTACCTTGACGACATTCAGGCCGAACTCAATGCCATCTTCTATGCCGTACTAGCCGTGGTCGGCGTCGTGGTTATCTTGGCGATGGTTCTGGTGTATTTCGTCTCTCGCGGGATTTCCCGGCCACTGAAACATGCCGTCGAGATGTTATCCAGCCTCGAAGGTGGTCAGTTATCCTCCCGGATGAACTTGAATCAAAAAGACGAAGTGGGGCAGATGGCCATCACCATGGACAAATTTGCCGACAGCCTGCAAAACGACATTGTCGCCTCA
This region of uncultured Desulfuromonas sp. genomic DNA includes:
- a CDS encoding PAS domain S-box protein, translated to MMVRSLKKNIIAQIVLLLSAVLLVFAGLKIENLLMVRRIDYLHQLVTNEISKVELSHDVQKKLLSIHNELNSLAKANTTAEIEHACEALDNLRDQTNDALKIIEQGGTWLYSFQVNFGGEEIISRPLDYVNHLKGRVNLQVIELRAKLVELDDLAAELKELVEEKVAFFATHDDAAVDASFRKIHLYSKGIEPFFVRILENSNRIYYESWQEMERLKQIYVQTSRNYAIRKDVIRGAAVIFILLLGGIIIRSSRQLLAERDAYQHQLLESKENLELTVQQRTAELEKEVVERQQAQAQVSQQADFLFNSIEALSHPFYVIDVETYQVVLANSAAGEFGDRELMHGCNLPTCHFMSHGQETPCSGEEHPCPLQMVKETRRPVIVEHVHANESGEITIVEVHGYPVFDADGTLVQMIEYCLDVTDKKNAEIALQQANDRLEDKVLERTRELEEQIKWRQRTQKLLADSEKHYRRLIDTISDIITIIDEHGVISYVSPSGERISGVSCHVLTGQNIRHLVHPDDLPLFDIKNLYQQHHDKRTFEYRMRGKGGQYCYLESIIQTFEDDGHSRTYMLCSRDVTERKRAEEETRNLRMIVDQLPSSVVMTDTEGAIEYVNSAFEELTGYQFAEVAGENPRVLKSEKTPEPVFKQMWETITTGDVWRGEVVNRKKNGELYTENILVIPIKNSLGENRHYVAVKENITELKRAQQAAEKANKAKSHFLSRMSHELRTPLNAINGFSRLMLKSKKNPLNEKQEEMTGQIYAAGNHLLSLINEILDLARIESGELSLSIEAIDPGQMIKECLALVQPLMNEKQISISTRLPETLPLLSADLTRAKQVLLNLLSNAAKYNRNHGSILLTLSQIRPGLLRFDVEDSGIGIASDKHKDIFTPFTRVVDNPDAIEGTGIGMTISKQLVETMGGEIGFTSALGVGSTFWFTLPTVTTPSGIEPQRTPVVNNAMAVVELGVSRESYRVLYIEDNAANVRFMQSCFDEWAQFSLEVAFTGNAGVDAAVKGRPDLILLDLNLPDMDGFHVYRKLKALAETEFIPVVAVTADAMENTVRKVYKLGFSGYLAKPVDLDQLLQVMNTLLKGGHDENEQ
- a CDS encoding HD domain-containing phosphohydrolase: MMKMNNEETAVVPDHAVMNDFSEANILIVDDNPANVALLEAILEDENFDHLVGVTDPYQVVPLCRQQRFDLILLDIRMPGISGIDVMHQLKEVTANDFLPIIVLTAQTDPETRQQALEAGAKDFLTKPFEDWEVLLRIRNTLQTRWYYTREVNRGDLLEDEVRRRTEEIRATQFEIVQRLGVAGELKDNETGAHVQRMSEVCSFLAKKYGKDQHYCELLRYASTMHDVGKIGIPDHVLLKPGKLTEDEWGIMKQHPEIGARIIGNNPSALIQLARETALYHHEKWDGSGYPFGMRGEAIPLSARLAAISDVFDALTSERPYKQAWSTEQAVAELRRESGRHFDPDIVDLFIEHLPEILSIRAGCPTL